The sequence TAAATGAGGATGTTCTGGTGACCAGTGAGCCACTCGCCATTCCATTAGGTCCGAAAGCAAATCGACTTCAAATGTCATATTGGCACGATCCGGTGTAACAGAAAATTGCTTCACCTGTTTTCCTTCAAAGCTAACGATCGTCTCCAGTTTGCAATCAGAAAAAGCTTGGACGGAATAATCAAATACCACACTATTGGTATCAATATTAGGTGTGATTTTAACGTTGTCTATCCGCTCTGGATGGAGAAATTCTAACCAGACCGTTTGCCAAATACCGGTATTCTGTACATACCAGCAGCCAAAATTCTCATCTTTCCAGCGCTGTTTCCCTCGTGGCTGGTAACAGCTTTGGCTGTCTTCTGCTTTTACAACCAATTGATTTTCTCCAGTGAGTTGAACCGCATTCGTTATATCAAATGAGAAAGCAGCATTTCCACCGACATGATCCCCGATATACGTACCATTCACCCAAACTTTCGTCACATAATCAGAGGCCTGAAATCTTAGGATGACCCGCTTTCCCACTTCTTCTTCCGGAATCGAAAAAGTACGGTTATACCAGACATTCGGATGAAAGGTTCCTTCTCCAATGCCACTTGCTTTTGTTTCATACGTAAAAGGTACATTAATATCAGTAGCAAAGTCAGGACGCTGTGCCCATCCATTTCGCTCACCCTTATTATCATCATCAAACGCAAATTTCCAAGTTCCATTCAAATTCATCCACGCATCCCGTTTGAATTGCGGACGCGGGTATTCTGTTCGTTTGTAAGTAGTTGTTGCTGCGTTCTTTGTTTTATCGTTTGTTTTTGTCACCATGTTTTTCTCTCTCCTTTTTTTATCCTTTTATACCGGTGAAACTGATGCCTTTGACGATTTGTTTTTCAAAAATTAAGAAAGCAATGATAACCGGTATCGAAGCAATTGCATTCGCTGTCATCGGTTGTACATATGCTTGCGAATACGTAGAATTAAATACTGGCAATCCTACTGGCAACGTATACAAATTTTCGGACAGGATCGATAAGTATGGCCACAGGAAGTTATTCCAGGAACCGATAAATGTAAATATCGCAATCGCTGCCATTGCAGGTTTTGCCAAAGGTAATACAATTTTATAAAACAGTTTAAAATAGGAACAGCCATCCATAATCGCACTCTCGATTACCTCTTTGGGCACCCCATCAAAAAAGCTTTTCAGAATGATAACACCTAGCGGAGAAGCGATCATTGGCAGAATCAATCCTGCATAGCTGTCGATCATATTAAAACTTTTCACAATTTCATAAAGTGGAATAATCGTTGCTTCGCCAGGAATCATTAATCCTAACAAAAAGAATACGAAAATAAAGTTTTTATAACGGAATTTCATCTGCGAAATAGCAAATGCTGCTAATGATGTGATGATAAGTGTTAAAACAGTTGTGATCAAAGCTACGATTAAACTATTAAACAACCAGCGTAAGATCAGACTGTTCATTAAAATATCAATATAATTCGCTAGTGTAAATGGCGGTGTGAACCATTCAATTGGATTGGTTGTCGAAAAGCCATTAGGTTTAATGGAGACAAACAGCATCCAAATGATCGGAAAAATAAAAAGAATGGCTACCATCACACCAATCGATACCTTTACCCTTCTCCAAGGGTCACGATTGCGCTCTAAAAGTCCCGCTCTTCTTTTTTTCGAAGATGCTTCTTTCAAAACATCTGCGCCTTGTAAATTTGAATCGCTCATTTAGCTCTCCCCCGATCTTTGATTCCGAAGCTGAATGATAGAAAGTATGAGTAAAATGAAGAATAACGCATACGACATCGTTGCCGCATATCCTAAGTTATTCTGGGTAAATCCGACTTCATAAATATACTGGATCAGCGGCCTGGTAGCACCACCTGGTCCCCCGCCGGTAATTAATAGAATTTGTGCGAAAACTTTATAGGAACCGAGTATTTGCAATAACAATACAACTCTTCCAATTGGCATAAGCTGAGGTAACGTAATATAGCGGAATTGTTCCCAGCGAGTCGCTCCATCAATTTCACTAGCTTCATATAATGATTCAGGAATATCCTGCAGACCAGCAAGAAACAGCACCATATTAAAACCGACTGTCCACCATAGCGTAACCACGACAATACTAACCCACGCTAATGTCTTGTCTGCCATCCAGAAAGGTTCTGCTTCTATTCCTATCGTGTGAAGAATCGTATTAATCAAGCCGCTGTATGGCTGCAGCATGAAAATAGCTAAAAAAGAAATAACCGCTACAGATAATATGCTTGGCAGAAAGAATGAACCTCGAAAAAAGGTTTGTAATTTGGTATTCATATTAGCTAATAAAGCTAGACCTAACGCCAGTAATACCATTGTCGGTGTAGTTAAGATGACGAACAGCGTTGTATTCCAAAGCGTCCGCCAAAAGTGGGGATCAACGAACATGTCCTTATAATTAGCGAATCCAACAAAATCCAGCTTTCGAACTAACGTCCAATCATACAAGCTCATTTCCAATCCTTTAAATATTGGCAAAATCGTGAAAATGACATAAGCAACAAAGAATGGTAACAGAAAAGGAATCGCTTTAAAATCATGCGCCCATAACTTCTTATTCATTTAAAAAGCTCCTTTCTTAGAAAAATGCAGCTTTCGCCTCATCTGTTTCTAATTATTGGTCCACCATGCTCTCTTCATTTGCAAAAAAAGATGAGCAGATGTTCCGGAGAGGAGTAATCCGTTACTCTCTCTCCGAAACACCTTTTTAGTGAAAGTTATTCTCCAATTAAATCCTTCACTTCAGTCTCCATCGCTGCAAAGGCCTCTTCTGGCGTTGCTTCTCCAGACCAGATAGTGTCTAAATGCCGAATCACAATCTCTTCTAATCCACGTGCATAAATATTTCGGTCGACAAAATTTACATAGCTCGCAACTTCTGCATATTCACTACGATATGGCAGTTCTTGAAACTCTTCTGATTCTACAACGGTAGTTTTCGAAGGGATATGCCCTGCCTGCGCCCACATTGCACCATGGTCAGCAGCGAAATTCATAAATTCCACAGCACCTTTTTGAGCCGCTTCATCTGCTTTTTGATAGTAAGGAAGAACGAAGGTATGAGAACTTCCCCAGGCAGCATCTTCTCCAAAGATCGTCGGAATTGGCATTGGTGTGAATTCAAGTCCATCCGTAGACTCCCACGTTCCAGTCGCCCAAACACCCGTATTCATCGTTGCCGCATTCTCCGATTGAAACTCTGAATAGAAATCACTGATATTCAATGGAATGATTTCATTATCGTGATATAAGCTATTGACAAAAAAAGCTGCCTTAACCGCATTATCCACATCCAGATCATACTTAGGATTTTCCAGACTATCTTCCGTCAGAATCCCTCTTCCACCCATCTGACTGTAAAAAGTCCACCACGTCCAATATGGATCTGAACCTGAAGAGGAAAAAGCGAACGGTATTTTATCCTCTGGTAAGGTATCTCTCAATGTTTGATAGAATTCTACATATCCTTCTGGTGTCTTTTCCATTTTTAGCGTACCATCTTCATTTAGCAAGCCTGCTTCCGCAACCAGCTTATTGTTGATGTACATAATTTGCGCATGTGTATCCATTGGCACAGCATAGTGTTTGTCTTCATAAATCGTCGCGTCTAAAATATTTTGATTAAATTCATCCCATTTGACGCCAACTTCTTCACCAATCGAGTCCAGATC is a genomic window of Gracilibacillus salinarum containing:
- a CDS encoding carbohydrate ABC transporter permease; protein product: MSDSNLQGADVLKEASSKKRRAGLLERNRDPWRRVKVSIGVMVAILFIFPIIWMLFVSIKPNGFSTTNPIEWFTPPFTLANYIDILMNSLILRWLFNSLIVALITTVLTLIITSLAAFAISQMKFRYKNFIFVFFLLGLMIPGEATIIPLYEIVKSFNMIDSYAGLILPMIASPLGVIILKSFFDGVPKEVIESAIMDGCSYFKLFYKIVLPLAKPAMAAIAIFTFIGSWNNFLWPYLSILSENLYTLPVGLPVFNSTYSQAYVQPMTANAIASIPVIIAFLIFEKQIVKGISFTGIKG
- a CDS encoding carbohydrate ABC transporter permease, translated to MNKKLWAHDFKAIPFLLPFFVAYVIFTILPIFKGLEMSLYDWTLVRKLDFVGFANYKDMFVDPHFWRTLWNTTLFVILTTPTMVLLALGLALLANMNTKLQTFFRGSFFLPSILSVAVISFLAIFMLQPYSGLINTILHTIGIEAEPFWMADKTLAWVSIVVVTLWWTVGFNMVLFLAGLQDIPESLYEASEIDGATRWEQFRYITLPQLMPIGRVVLLLQILGSYKVFAQILLITGGGPGGATRPLIQYIYEVGFTQNNLGYAATMSYALFFILLILSIIQLRNQRSGES
- a CDS encoding extracellular solute-binding protein, with protein sequence MKKWLSGFIGLVLLSLVLMACSGGSESSGGESDVDIPEGATEVVMWNLFAGGDAEYMQNIVDAFNESQSEYFVNNIMQENAEYYTKLLTSIGAGKGPDLAIAHTHVLPELVSQGLVQDLDSIGEEVGVKWDEFNQNILDATIYEDKHYAVPMDTHAQIMYINNKLVAEAGLLNEDGTLKMEKTPEGYVEFYQTLRDTLPEDKIPFAFSSSGSDPYWTWWTFYSQMGGRGILTEDSLENPKYDLDVDNAVKAAFFVNSLYHDNEIIPLNISDFYSEFQSENAATMNTGVWATGTWESTDGLEFTPMPIPTIFGEDAAWGSSHTFVLPYYQKADEAAQKGAVEFMNFAADHGAMWAQAGHIPSKTTVVESEEFQELPYRSEYAEVASYVNFVDRNIYARGLEEIVIRHLDTIWSGEATPEEAFAAMETEVKDLIGE